The genomic region GCCGGGCTGGCCTGGAGGCTGAAGGTGACCATGCGGCCCAGCCTGCCGGGCTTCGGCGCACGCGGCCACCAGGTCTGGGCCGATTCTGCTACCGGCAGACCGGGCGGCAGCGCCGCGAGTCGGCGGTGGCAGCGCGGTGGTGGGGCGGCAGCGCCGCGAGTCCGCGGTGGCGGAGCGGCGGTGGCGGCGCGAGTCGGCCGCGGCGGGAGTCGGTGGCGGTGCGGCGGCGGCGTTCAGGCGGGCGGGGTGCCGCCGCCGTGCCCGGGACCGTCCTTCTCCTCGGGCTCGTGCCAGGCGGCGCGGAAGGCCACCTCGTGTGCCTCGTGAGTCGTCTTCTCCTGGAAGACCGCGGTGCGCAGGGCCCCCCGCGAGTCGGCCATCACCACCACCTCGACGGCCACCAGGCCGACGCAGATGAGGGTCAGCAGGCCGAGGGCGGCGAGAGCGGGCAGCAGGACGCCCGCCGGGATGGCCGCGCCGAGCACCGCCACGACGCCCACCCGGCTCCACGACAGCGTCCGCAGGGTGCGCAGCTGGAACAGCATGGTGCCGCAGAAGTAGCAGATCACCCCGCCGAACAGCAGTGGCACGCCGGGGCCGTGGGTGGGTTCGAGCAGGCTGACGTGCGGGTCGGCGATCTGGCGGACCATCTCCTCGGCGCCGAGGGCGAAGACGATGATCCCGGCGATCATGACCAGGTAGACATAGGCGTAGGCGTCTCGGGCCATGGCCACCCGGGGGCGGCCCAGCGCCGCGTGCTGCGCGATACGGGCGGCCGGGCCGACCACGTCGTAGTGCGCCCACCAGAGCGCCGCCGTGAAGACGATCCCGCACACCGCCGCGGCGACCGCCGGCCAGGTGACCGGCTGGCCGAGCAGGTTGCCACCGACACCGACCGAGATGATCGATTCGCCGAGCGCGATGATGAGGATCAGGTCGTACCGCTCCGTCCAGTGCTCGGCCGACGTGATCGTCCAGCCCCAGGCGCCGGCGACCAGGCCGCTGCCGTACTGGAGCACCACGACGCTCAGCCAGAGCAGGTCGCGCACCAGCATCGCCCGGCCCAGGTCCTCGATCTGGGGCGGGACCAGCGCGGCGGCGAGCAGCAGGGCGGTGCTGAGGACGACCTCGGGGGAGTACCTCAACAGCAGGCGGCGCTCGCCCGGCTTCTCCTGCGCGACGTGCCAGTAGAGCAGCAGGTGCACGCCGCGGATCACCAGGTAGCTGACCGCCACCACCATCGGCCCGGCGGCGTTCTGACGGGGATCGGCGAACGCCTGGGGCAGCGAGAGCGCGAAGCAGAACAGCGCCGCCATCCCGATCACCATCAGCACCGGGACGAAGCCCTCGCCGAGCCGGACGCGGGCGGCGACCACGCTGTGCACCACCCAGCACCACCAGAGCACGGCGAGCACGAGCAGGGCGTGCAGCAGGCTGGCGCCGGTGATGTTCATCGCGGTCGCGCGGGTGATGATGAAGAACGAGAAGACGAAGACCAGGTCGAAGAAGACCTCGAACTTGTCGACCCGGGCCCCCGGCGCGATCGCCACGGCCGGTCCCAGCCGGTCGCGCCACCGGTGACTCCCCATTGATCGAGTCTGTCAGCGGGTCGGGGGGCGCCGGGCCGGAATCCGCCCAGCTCAGGTGCGGCGGGGCGGGACCCGGCCGACGCAGGTGTCGCCGGTTCGGAAGCCCGGTCAGGCGCCCGGCCAGGCGGTCGGGGCCTGGACGTCGCCCGGCTACGACGCGCTGTTGCGCTGGCCGGGCGTCGACCTGGACGCCTTCTGGTCTCGTCCTGCGACGCGGGGCGAGCCCGGACGGGGAGTCGGGTCAGCCTCCGGCGCGGAAGCGCAGGCCGTCCATCAACAGGTCGAGCAGCCGGCCGGCCTGGTCCCGCTGGGCCGGCTCGCCGGCCGCGAGCGAAACCCCGCTCAGGCTGGCCAGCACGTCGGCGGCCGCCACGTCGCCGCGGACGGTTCCCGCCTGGGCGGCCGCCTCGAGCAGCAGACCGAGCGCGCCGAGCAGCAGGTCCCGGCTCTGCGCGTACGGGTTGCTACCGGCGGCGATGACGAGGCGCAGCGCGTCGGCCATGCCGCGCTTGGTGGCGAGGTAGTCGACGAACCGGTCCATCCAGGTCCGGATCGCCTCGTCCGGCGGCAGCTCCTCGAGCAGGTCGGGCGCCGCGTCGCAGAGCTTGGCCAACTCGTTGCGGTAGGCCGCCTCGACCAGCGCCTCCCGGGTGGGGAAGTGGCGGTAGAGGGTGCCGATGCCGACCCCGGCGTCCCGGGCCACGGACTCCAGCGTTACGTCCGGCCCGCGCTGGGAAAACGCGCGTACCGCGGCGTCCAGCAGCCGCTGGCGGTTGCGCTGGGCGTCCGCGCGCAGTGGGCGGGGGCCGGTGTCCGGCACGTCGCCTCCTCTTCCCGGCAGGGTCGGCCAGTGGCCGGTTGGCAAACGGAGGAACCTCCGGTTAGGCTCGACCGTAACGGAGGATCCTCCGCTTCTCATCGTAGCGGCCGGGCGCCCCTGCCCGTCGCCACCGACAAGGATGGATCATGACGAGCACACGCGTGAACACACCCTTCTCCCGCGACACCACGGCCCGGGAGGTGGTACGCGGCGTCGACCTCGCCGGCCGCCGGGCGGTCGTCACCGGCGGCGCCTCCGGCATCGGCGTGGAGACCGCCCGGGCGCTCGCCGAGGCCGGCGCCGACGTCACCCTCGCCGTCCGCAACCCGGACGCGGGCCAGGAGGCCGCGGCCGACATCACCGCCACCACCGGCAACGACCGGATCCTGGTCGCCGCGCTGGACCTGGCCGACCAGGCCTCCGTGGGCACGTTCGTGGCGAACTGGGACGGCCCGCTGCACATCCTGGTCAACAACGCCGGCATCATGGCCTCGCCCGAGATGCGCACCCCGCAGGGCTGGGAGATGCAGTTCGCCACCAACCACCTGGGCCACTTCGCGCTGACCACCGGGCTGCACCGGGCCCTGGCTGCGGCCGGTGGCGCCCGGGTCGTCTCGGTCAGCTCGGCCGCGCACCTGCGCTCGCCCGTGGTCTTCGACGACATCCACTTCGCCGAGCGGGAGTACGAGCCGTGGTCGGCGTACGGGCAGTCGAAGACCGCCAACGTGCTCTTCGCCGTGGAGGCGACCCGGCGCTGGGCCGACGACGGCATCCTCACCAACTCGCTGATGCCGGGCGCGATCCGGACCAACCTCCAGCGCTACATCAGCGAGGAGGAGCTGGACCGGATGCGGTCGCAGAGCGGCGGCGGGGCCGGTTACTGGAAGACCACCGAGCAGGGCGCCGCGACCTCGGTGCTGCTCGCCGCGTCGCCACTGCTGGAGGGCGTCGGCGGGCGCTACTTCGAGGACTGCCAGGAGGCCGGGCCCAACCAGCCGGGCACCCGCACCGGCTACGCGCCGTACGCGCTGGACCCGGAGGCTGCCGAGCGGCTCTGGCGGGTCTCCGAGGACATGCTCCGGGCCTGACCGCCGGACCGGCGAACGGGGGCGGGAGACACGACGAAGGGGCGCCCCGGGTGACCGGGGCGCCCCTTCGTCGTTGCTTGTCGGATCAGGCCAGGCCCAGCTCCGCCTCGAAGTTGCCGGCCTCCAGCCGCTCCTTGACCGCGACCAGGAAGCGGGCCGCGTCGGCGCCGTCGATCAGCCGGTGGTCGTAGGAGAGCGCCAGGTACACCATCGACCGGACGGCGACCACCTCGCCCAGCTCCGGGTCGTTGACCACGACCGGGCGCTTCACCACGGCACCCGTGCCGAGCATCGCCGACTGCGGCGACGGCACGATCGGGGTGTCGAAGAGGGCCCCCCGGCTGCCGGTGTTGGTCAGCGTGAAGGTCGCCCCGGCGATCTCGTCCGGGCTGATCTTGTTGGTCCGGGTGCGCTCGGCCAGGTCGGCGATCCGCTTGGCGATGCCGCCCAGGTTCAGGTCACCCGCGTTGTGGATCACCGGCACCAGCAGCCCGCGCTCGGTGTCGACGGCGATGCCCAGGTGCTCCGCGTCCGGGTAGGTGATCGTCCCGGCGGCCAGGTCCATCCGCGCGTTGACGATCGGGTAGGTCTGGAGCGCCTCGATCGCCGCGAGGGCGAAGAACGGCAGGAACGAGAGCTTCACGCCGTGCCGCTGCTGGAAGGCGTCCTTCGCCTGCGCCCGCAGCTTGGCGACCTTGGTGACGTCCACCTCGATCACCGTGGTGAGCTGCGCCATCTCGTGCAGCGACTCCTGCATCCGCTTGGCGATGGCCGCGCGGATCCGGGTCAGCTTCTCGGTGCTGCCCCGCTTCGCGCTCGGCTGCGGCTTGGCGGCGGCCGGCTTGCTCGGCGCGGCGGCGGCGGGCTGCGCCGCCGGGGCCGGGGCGGCCTTGGCCGCCTTCGCCTTCTCCGCCGCCTCCAGCACGTCCTGCTTGCGGATCCGACCACCCACGCCGGTGCCGTTGACCGAGGAGAGGTCGACGCCGTGCTCGCTGGCCAGCTTGCGGACCAGCGGGGTCACGTAGCCGGCCGCCTCCTCCCCGCCACCCTGCACGGGAGCCGACGGGCGCTGCGGGGTCGGGGCCGGCGCCGGCGGCACCGCCCGCTGCTCCGCCTGCACCGGCTGCGCCGAGGTCTCCGCCTCGGGGGCCGGCTCGTTGTAGGAGGCGCCCGGGGTGGGCTCGGCCACCGGGGCCGGCTTCGCCTCGGGCTGCGGCGCGGGGGCCGGCTTCGCCTCGGGCTGCGGCGCGGGGGCCGGCTTCGCCTCGGGCTGCGGCGCGGGAGCCGGCTTCACCTCGGCCGGGGCCGCGCCGGCGGCGCCGATCACGGCCAGTTCGGCGCCGACCTCGGCGGTCTCGTCCTCGGCGACCTTGATCTCCAGGACGGTGCCGGCGACCGGCGACGGGATCTCGGTGTCGACCTTGTCGGTGGACACCTCGAGCAGCGGCTCGTCCACCTCGATGGTGTCGCCGACCTGCTTCAGCCACCGGGTGACCGTGCCCTCGGTGACGCTCTCGCCCAGCGCCGGCATGGTGACCGGGGTGCCCGCGCCGGACGGCGCCGGCGCGGCCTGGGCCGCCGGAGCAGGAGCGGCCGGCCGCTCCTGCTCCGGCTCGGGACCGGTGCCCTCGGCGGCAGCCGTCGGCTGCGGCGCCGGGGCGGCGACCGGCTGCTCGGCCGGGGCCTGCTGCTGCGGCGCGGCGCCGCCGGCCTGCTCGCCCTCACCGGAGATCACGGCCAGCTCGCTGCCGACCTCCGCGGTCTCGTCCTCGCCCACCACGATCCGGGTCAGCACGCCCGCCGCGGGCGACGGGATCTCGGTGTCGACCTTGTCGGTCGACACCTCGAGCAGGGGCTCGTCGACCTCGACGGTCTCGCCCTCCTGCTTGAGCCAGCGCGTGACGGTGCCCTCGGTGACGCTCTCGCCGAGCCGGGGCATGGTGACCGATACCGGCATCTTCTAAGACTCCTTCATTCCCCTGGTGCGATCTCGCCCGTCTGCCGCCGGACGCCGCGGAATCAGTTCTCGATCAGGCGTGCGCGTGCAGCGGCTTGCCGGCGAGGGCCAGGTGCGCCTCACCCAGGGCCTCGTTCTGCGTCGGGTGGGCGTGCACGAGCTGCGCCACCTCGGCCGGGTAGGCCTCCCAGTTGTAGATGAGCTGCGCCTCACCGATCAGCTCACCGACCCGGGCGCCGACCATGTGCACGCCGACCACCGGGCCGTCCTCCACCCGGACCAGCTTCACGAAGCCGGCCGTCTTGAGGATCTGGCTCTTGCCGTTGCCGCCCAGGTTGTAGTTGTAGGTCTTGACCTTGTCCGCGCCGTACTGCTCCTTGGCCTTCGCCTCGGTCAGGCCGACCGACGCCAGCTCCGGGTCGCAGTAGGTGACCCGCGGGATGCCCGCCTCGTCGATCACGGCCGGGTTCAGGCCGGCGATCTCCTCGGCGACGAAGATGCCCTGCTGGAAACCGCGGTGCGCGAGCTGGAGGCCCGGCACGATGTCGCCGACCGCGAACACGTTCGGCACGTTGGTGCGCAGCCGCTCGTCGGTCAGGACGTAGCCACGGTCCATCTTCACGCCCTGCTCCTCGTAGCCGAGGTTGGCCGTGGTCGGGCCCCGGCCGACCGCCACCAGGAGCAGTTCGGCCTCGACGGTCTCGCCGCCGGCGATGGTCACCTTCACGCCGCTGTCGGTCTTCTCGACCTTCTCGAACGGCTTGCCGACCTTGAAGTTGATCTTCCGCTTCCGGAACGCCCGCTCCAGCGCCTTCGAGGACTCCTCGTCCTCGGCGGCGACCAGCCGGGGCAGCGCCTCGATGATCGTCACGTCCACGCCGAAGGACTTCCACACGCTGGCGAACTCGACGCCGATCACACCGCCGCCCAGCACGATCGCCGAGGACGGGACGCGGTCCATCACCAGCGCGTGGTCGCTGGTGACGATCCGCTCGCCGTCGATCTCCAGGCCGGGCAGGCTCTTCGCGTACGAGCCGGAGGCCAGCACGACGTTGCGGCCGGTGTAGCGCCGGCCGTCCACCTCGACGGTGTTCGGGGCGACCAGCTTGCCGTGCCCCTCGATGATGGTGATCGCCTTGTTGCTCTTGAGCATCCCCTGGAGGCCCTTGTAGAGCCGGGCGATCACGCCGTCCTTGTACGAGTTGACGCCGGCCATGTCGATGCCGACCAGCTCGGCCTTGATGCCGAACTGCTCCGACTCGCGGGTCTGATCGGCGATCTCCGCCGCGTGCAGCAGGGCCTTGGTCGGGATGCACCCGTTGTGCAGGCAGGTGCCGCCGAGCTTGCCCTTCTCGACGAGGGCGACGGAGAGGTCCAGTTGGGCGGCGCGCAGCGCGGTCGCGTAGCCGCCGCTCCCACCTCCGAGGATCACGATGTCGAAGGTTGTGTCGTTCGGCTCGCTCACGTCCAACTCCCAGGTCGCGTCGCTGCATCGGGGGCCCAGCGGGGAAACGGGGCACTCCCCACCTCGGTCATCTTGTCACCACCGGACGCAGGGCGCGTACCGAGGTGCCCAACGACACGTCCGCGACACGTACTCTTGGCACCGTTGTCGATGACGGATTGTGGGGGAGAGGTCCGTGGGGTTGTTCCGGCGGCGCAAACAGGCGCGGGTGGTGAGCCACGACCGGGCGGCTGACCGTGCCGATCTGGAGCATCTTGAGAACTTCGTCCGGACCCGGCGCGGGGTGGAGGTCTACATCGAGCCCCGGACCACCGTCACCGAGACGACCGTGATGCTCATCGCCGACGACGGCGAGTGGACCCGCCGGCGGATCGACGGGCCGGACGGCGCGCGACGGTTCGCGCACCGGATGGCGATCCCGGTCTACGACGTGCGCCTGATGGGCTACCCGAAGCGGATGCGTGACTTCAACGAGCGCCGCAAGCGTCGCCCCGACCTCTACTGACCCTGCCGCGGCGCCCGTGCCGTGCCGCGCGCCCGGAAGGGCGTACTCGCGAAAAGAGTGGCCGACCCGCGCGGGTCGGCCACTCTTTTCGCGAACGTGCGCTGATCCGCGCGGCAGTCAGCCGTTGGCGGCCACGTCGTCGATCAGGTGCAGCAGGGTGCGGACCGGGACGCCGGTGCCGCCCTTGGCCCAGTAGCCGGTCGGCTCGCCGGAGTGGTAGCCCGGGCCGGCGATGTCGATGTGCGCCCAGGCCACGTCCTCGGTGACGAACTCACGCAGGAACACGCCGCCCTGCAGCATGTGCCCGGCCCGGTCCATCCCGGCGTTGACCTGCGAGATGTCGGCGACGTCGGAGTCCATGCCCTTGCGCACGTCGTCCGGCAGCGGCATCGGCCAGGCCGGCTCGCCGGTCGCGTCGCCGGCGGCCTTCACCCGCTCGCACAGCTCCGGGGTGCCCATCACGCCGGCGATCCGCTTGCCCAGCGCGATCACCTGCCCACCGGTCAGCGTGGAGGTCTCGAAGAGGTAGTCGCAGCCGTCCTCGCAGGCGCGGGCGATCGCGTCGGCCAGGATCATCCGGCCCTCGGCGTCGGTGTTGAGCACCTCCACCTTCTTGCCGCTGTACATGCTGATCACGTCACCCGGCCGGTACGAGGTGCCCGACGGCATGTTCTCCGCCATCGGCAGGTAGCCGGTCACCGCGACGGACGGCTTGAGCGCGGCCACGGCCAGCATCGCGGCACCCACCGCGGCGGCGCCGGCCATGTCGGACTTCATCTCCCACATGCCCTGAGCCGGCTTGATCGAGATGCCGCCGGTGTCGAAGGTGATGCCCTTGCCCACCAGCGCCACCCGCTTGCCGGTGCCGCCACCCTCCGGGGTGTAGGTCAGCTTCACCAACCGCGGCGGGGCCTCCGAGCCCTGCCCGACCGCGATGATTCCGCCGTACCCGCCGGCGGCGAGCGCGGCCTCGTCCAGCACCTCGACGCCGAGCCCGGCCTCCCGTGCCGCGGCCGACACGGCCTCCGCGAAGGCCGGCGGGCGCAGCTCGTTCGGCGCGGTGTTCACCCAGTCGCGGCTGGCCCGGACCGCCGCCACCACCGCCTGGGCGCGGGCGACCTCGGCCTGCGCGGTGCGGTCGCTCGCGTCCGGCACGGCGATCAGCACCTCGGCCACCGGCTCGCGCCGGGTCGGCTGCGGCCGGGTCTTGTAGCCGGCGAAGCGGTACCCGCCGAGCAGAGCGCCCTCGGCCACCGCGCGCAGCGCCGCCGGGGCGTCGGCGTCGTCCGGCAGCGGCAGGGCCAGCGCCACCCGCCCCGCGCCGGCGAGCGCCCGGACGACCGCGCCGGCGGCCCGGCGCAGCGTCTCCGGGGTCGGCGCGGCGCCGGACGGCTCGGGGCCGAGGCCGACGGCCGCGACCACCGGAGCGGTGACGGTGCCCAGCGTGGCCAGCTTGATCACCTCACCCGGCCCGCCGGTCGCACCGAGCAGCGCCAGCGTCTCGGTGAGCTTGCCGTCGAAGGCGGCCGCGATGCTCTCGGCGCCGGTGGACAGCAGCAGGGTGCCGGCGAGGCCGCTTGTGGCGTCCTGCTCTCCGGTCTGGCTGTGCACGCCGATCACGATGGCGTCGACGGCGAGCTCGGCGGGGTCGGTGTCGACCAGGCTGAGGGTGGTGCGGGGCGATGTCACTGAAGCTACTCCGGGCGGGCCGGGCCGGCCGCGGGGACGCGTGCCGGCGGTGAAGGTCTCGGCGGCAACCTACCCGCCGGACGTCAGGGCTGTCCCGCCGATGGCTCCGGCGGGTCCCGCCGATGCTAACCAGCAGCCCCGCCCCCGGTAAGTTGCCACCCATGACCGACGTGACCACCGACGCCGCCGCGACCCGGCTGCGCCGTTCCGCGCTGCACGAGCGGCACACCGCCGCCGGCGCCAAGTTCGCCCCCTTCGGGGGTTGGGAGATGCCGCTCGAGTACGCCGGTGGCGGCGTGCTCCGCGAGCACACGGCGGTGCGGACCGGGGTGGGTGTGTTCGACGTGTCGCACCTGGGCAAGGCGCGGGTGACCGGGCCGGGCGCGGCGGAGTTCGTCAACGCCTGCCTCAGCAACGACCTGGGCCGGATCGGCCCCGGCCGGGCGCAGTACACGCTCTGCTGCGACGACGCCACCGGCGGGGTGGTGGACGACATCATCGCCTACCTGCACGCCGACGACCACATCTTCCTGATCCCGAACGCCGCGAACACCGCCGAGGTCGTCCGCCGGCTGCGCGCCGCCGCGCCGCCGTCGGTCACGGTCACCGACGAGCACGAGGCGTACGCGGTCCTCGCCGTGCAGGGCCCGCGCTCGGCCGAGCTGCTCGCCTCGCTGGGCCTGCCGACCGCGCACGAGTACATGAGCTTCTCCGCCGCCACCCTGGACGGCCCCACCGGCCCGGTGGAGCTGACCGTCTGCCGCACCGGCTACACGGGCGAGCACGGCTACGAGCTGGTGGTGTCGGCGGAGCACGCCGTGGCGGTCTGGGACGCGCTCTTCTCCGCCGACGAGGCGTACGGGCTGCGGCCGTGCGGGCTCGCCGCCCGGGACACGCTGCGCACCGAGATGGGCTACCCGCTGCACGGGCAGGACCTGTCGCTGGAGATCACCCCGGTGCAGGCCCGCTCCGGCTGGGCGGTCGGCTGGGACAAGCCGGCCTTCTGGGGCCGGGACGCGCTGCGGGCGGAGAAGGCGGCCGGCCCCCGGCGTACGCTGCGCGGCCTGGAGGCCGTCGACCGTGCCATTCCGCGCCCCGGCATGACCGTGCACGTCGGCGACGCCAGGGTGGGCACGATCACCAGCGGCACCTTCTCGCCGACCCGCAAGCAGGGCATCGCGCTCGCCCTGCTGGACACCGCCGCGAACCTCGTCGACGGCGACCTGGTCGAGGTCGACATCCGCGGCCGCCGCGCCCAGATGCGCGTCACCCGCCCCCCGTTCGTCCAGCCCTCGGTGAAGTAACCCCGGACGGGGTCAGTTGTCGGCGTGCGGGCGTTCGCCGGCGTCGAGGACGGCCTGGGTCCAGCCGCCCTCGACGACGCCGGTGCCGTCCAGCAGCGCCCAGTCGACGACGTCGGCGGCCTCGACCACGACCGGGGAGCCGATCCGTACGGTCGGGTCGGAGTTGGCGTCGCTGGCGCTGACCCCGACGATCCGCTCCGCGTCGTCCCACGTCGTGACCCCGGCCCAGACGTACTCGGGACCGTCCTCGCCGGGTAGGCCGTACTTGACCACCAGCTGCGACTCGCGTGGCAGCCGGCCGCCGACGAACCGGGTCCGCACGTCGTCGAGTCCCGCCCGGGCGGTGGCGATCGCCTTGCTCATCGCGTCACCGGACCGGGCGTAGCGCACGTCGGGCTGGATCCCGGCGAAGAGGGTGGCGCAGGCGGCCGCGTAGTACCGGCCGTCCGGGCCGGGGTGGCCCTCGGGCGGCCGCAGGCTCAGGAACGAGTCGGCGTCCGGGTCGGTCGCCGGGTCCAACTCCAGCCGGAGCAGCACCGGGGCGGTCGCGCCGTGCTGCTCCGGGTTGCCGTACGCCACCGCGATGTCGTGCCCGGTGACCGTGGCCAGCACCGGCAGCTGCACGAACGCGGGCACCTCCTCGCCGGCCAGCCCGTCGGTCCAGTCCCGCAGCAGCCGCCGTGCGGCGCCGGTCATCACCGCGCCCCAGGCCCGGGTCAGGTGGTCGGGCACGCCCTGGGTCTGCAGCTCCAGCAGACCGAACCGGCGCAGCCCCTTCGTGGTGAACCACAGCCCGTCCGCGTCCGACGAGTAGGGCACCAGCACCCAGTCGACCAGCCGGATCCGACCATGCTCGTCGGGGAGCGAGCGCAGCGCCGTCGCCGGGTCCAGGAACTGCAAGCCGAACACGTCGACCACGTCGCCGCCGACCGACTCGGCGACCGCCGCCGCCACCGCCCGCGCCGCCCACTCGTGCGCCGGCGGCCAGCCGGGCCGGTACTCGGCCTGCACCACCACCAGGTGACTGGCCGCGGCGAGCCGGTCCAGCTGCGCCTCGGTGGCGCCGAACGCGGTGAGCAGGTCCGGCGGCAGCTCGGGGAACTCGCCGATCGGCC from Micromonospora sp. WMMD812 harbors:
- a CDS encoding low temperature requirement protein A produces the protein MGSHRWRDRLGPAVAIAPGARVDKFEVFFDLVFVFSFFIITRATAMNITGASLLHALLVLAVLWWCWVVHSVVAARVRLGEGFVPVLMVIGMAALFCFALSLPQAFADPRQNAAGPMVVAVSYLVIRGVHLLLYWHVAQEKPGERRLLLRYSPEVVLSTALLLAAALVPPQIEDLGRAMLVRDLLWLSVVVLQYGSGLVAGAWGWTITSAEHWTERYDLILIIALGESIISVGVGGNLLGQPVTWPAVAAAVCGIVFTAALWWAHYDVVGPAARIAQHAALGRPRVAMARDAYAYVYLVMIAGIIVFALGAEEMVRQIADPHVSLLEPTHGPGVPLLFGGVICYFCGTMLFQLRTLRTLSWSRVGVVAVLGAAIPAGVLLPALAALGLLTLICVGLVAVEVVVMADSRGALRTAVFQEKTTHEAHEVAFRAAWHEPEEKDGPGHGGGTPPA
- a CDS encoding leucyl aminopeptidase; this encodes MTSPRTTLSLVDTDPAELAVDAIVIGVHSQTGEQDATSGLAGTLLLSTGAESIAAAFDGKLTETLALLGATGGPGEVIKLATLGTVTAPVVAAVGLGPEPSGAAPTPETLRRAAGAVVRALAGAGRVALALPLPDDADAPAALRAVAEGALLGGYRFAGYKTRPQPTRREPVAEVLIAVPDASDRTAQAEVARAQAVVAAVRASRDWVNTAPNELRPPAFAEAVSAAAREAGLGVEVLDEAALAAGGYGGIIAVGQGSEAPPRLVKLTYTPEGGGTGKRVALVGKGITFDTGGISIKPAQGMWEMKSDMAGAAAVGAAMLAVAALKPSVAVTGYLPMAENMPSGTSYRPGDVISMYSGKKVEVLNTDAEGRMILADAIARACEDGCDYLFETSTLTGGQVIALGKRIAGVMGTPELCERVKAAGDATGEPAWPMPLPDDVRKGMDSDVADISQVNAGMDRAGHMLQGGVFLREFVTEDVAWAHIDIAGPGYHSGEPTGYWAKGGTGVPVRTLLHLIDDVAANG
- a CDS encoding TetR/AcrR family transcriptional regulator, which produces MPDTGPRPLRADAQRNRQRLLDAAVRAFSQRGPDVTLESVARDAGVGIGTLYRHFPTREALVEAAYRNELAKLCDAAPDLLEELPPDEAIRTWMDRFVDYLATKRGMADALRLVIAAGSNPYAQSRDLLLGALGLLLEAAAQAGTVRGDVAAADVLASLSGVSLAAGEPAQRDQAGRLLDLLMDGLRFRAGG
- the lpdA gene encoding dihydrolipoyl dehydrogenase; protein product: MGPRCSDATWELDVSEPNDTTFDIVILGGGSGGYATALRAAQLDLSVALVEKGKLGGTCLHNGCIPTKALLHAAEIADQTRESEQFGIKAELVGIDMAGVNSYKDGVIARLYKGLQGMLKSNKAITIIEGHGKLVAPNTVEVDGRRYTGRNVVLASGSYAKSLPGLEIDGERIVTSDHALVMDRVPSSAIVLGGGVIGVEFASVWKSFGVDVTIIEALPRLVAAEDEESSKALERAFRKRKINFKVGKPFEKVEKTDSGVKVTIAGGETVEAELLLVAVGRGPTTANLGYEEQGVKMDRGYVLTDERLRTNVPNVFAVGDIVPGLQLAHRGFQQGIFVAEEIAGLNPAVIDEAGIPRVTYCDPELASVGLTEAKAKEQYGADKVKTYNYNLGGNGKSQILKTAGFVKLVRVEDGPVVGVHMVGARVGELIGEAQLIYNWEAYPAEVAQLVHAHPTQNEALGEAHLALAGKPLHAHA
- a CDS encoding DUF2314 domain-containing protein; this translates as MLITDDFLPVPVPESLNATYLVPVAGLPRISTKNAVAALAGRLAEPVYGLARQMLDSPLMSVDTRPIGEFPELPPDLLTAFGATEAQLDRLAAASHLVVVQAEYRPGWPPAHEWAARAVAAAVAESVGGDVVDVFGLQFLDPATALRSLPDEHGRIRLVDWVLVPYSSDADGLWFTTKGLRRFGLLELQTQGVPDHLTRAWGAVMTGAARRLLRDWTDGLAGEEVPAFVQLPVLATVTGHDIAVAYGNPEQHGATAPVLLRLELDPATDPDADSFLSLRPPEGHPGPDGRYYAAACATLFAGIQPDVRYARSGDAMSKAIATARAGLDDVRTRFVGGRLPRESQLVVKYGLPGEDGPEYVWAGVTTWDDAERIVGVSASDANSDPTVRIGSPVVVEAADVVDWALLDGTGVVEGGWTQAVLDAGERPHADN
- the gcvT gene encoding glycine cleavage system aminomethyltransferase GcvT; protein product: MTDVTTDAAATRLRRSALHERHTAAGAKFAPFGGWEMPLEYAGGGVLREHTAVRTGVGVFDVSHLGKARVTGPGAAEFVNACLSNDLGRIGPGRAQYTLCCDDATGGVVDDIIAYLHADDHIFLIPNAANTAEVVRRLRAAAPPSVTVTDEHEAYAVLAVQGPRSAELLASLGLPTAHEYMSFSAATLDGPTGPVELTVCRTGYTGEHGYELVVSAEHAVAVWDALFSADEAYGLRPCGLAARDTLRTEMGYPLHGQDLSLEITPVQARSGWAVGWDKPAFWGRDALRAEKAAGPRRTLRGLEAVDRAIPRPGMTVHVGDARVGTITSGTFSPTRKQGIALALLDTAANLVDGDLVEVDIRGRRAQMRVTRPPFVQPSVK
- the sucB gene encoding 2-oxoglutarate dehydrogenase, E2 component, dihydrolipoamide succinyltransferase, which produces MPVSVTMPRLGESVTEGTVTRWLKQEGETVEVDEPLLEVSTDKVDTEIPSPAAGVLTRIVVGEDETAEVGSELAVISGEGEQAGGAAPQQQAPAEQPVAAPAPQPTAAAEGTGPEPEQERPAAPAPAAQAAPAPSGAGTPVTMPALGESVTEGTVTRWLKQVGDTIEVDEPLLEVSTDKVDTEIPSPVAGTVLEIKVAEDETAEVGAELAVIGAAGAAPAEVKPAPAPQPEAKPAPAPQPEAKPAPAPQPEAKPAPVAEPTPGASYNEPAPEAETSAQPVQAEQRAVPPAPAPTPQRPSAPVQGGGEEAAGYVTPLVRKLASEHGVDLSSVNGTGVGGRIRKQDVLEAAEKAKAAKAAPAPAAQPAAAAPSKPAAAKPQPSAKRGSTEKLTRIRAAIAKRMQESLHEMAQLTTVIEVDVTKVAKLRAQAKDAFQQRHGVKLSFLPFFALAAIEALQTYPIVNARMDLAAGTITYPDAEHLGIAVDTERGLLVPVIHNAGDLNLGGIAKRIADLAERTRTNKISPDEIAGATFTLTNTGSRGALFDTPIVPSPQSAMLGTGAVVKRPVVVNDPELGEVVAVRSMVYLALSYDHRLIDGADAARFLVAVKERLEAGNFEAELGLA
- a CDS encoding SDR family NAD(P)-dependent oxidoreductase; this encodes MMTSTRVNTPFSRDTTAREVVRGVDLAGRRAVVTGGASGIGVETARALAEAGADVTLAVRNPDAGQEAAADITATTGNDRILVAALDLADQASVGTFVANWDGPLHILVNNAGIMASPEMRTPQGWEMQFATNHLGHFALTTGLHRALAAAGGARVVSVSSAAHLRSPVVFDDIHFAEREYEPWSAYGQSKTANVLFAVEATRRWADDGILTNSLMPGAIRTNLQRYISEEELDRMRSQSGGGAGYWKTTEQGAATSVLLAASPLLEGVGGRYFEDCQEAGPNQPGTRTGYAPYALDPEAAERLWRVSEDMLRA